Proteins co-encoded in one Dehalogenimonas sp. WBC-2 genomic window:
- a CDS encoding hypothetical protein (uncharacterized protein AF_1575 precursor), producing MKNRFRPVVFTLLVLSIVLSLILPLSGCGGPSVTISTKLGDLALVKIWNDIVDSLDIQEDSAQLSTFTVSSDEDSNVYRFSLGFYGRDSKGNPKYYSASLNSDGVLKLNTMTTLSVPVFRHPLRIFSELDVFDLSLLEPGNGGLSIQVDFQNSDVAYLYQYVDAFELADGQLRQLEKISFAHSFTSCSITVFRMQSTDSGVHTTPPAPIPPGERTWQTWFLMEDINNATSVEYLEN from the coding sequence ATGAAAAACAGGTTTCGCCCGGTGGTTTTTACTTTGCTTGTGCTTTCCATTGTATTATCGTTGATACTGCCCCTATCGGGTTGTGGCGGTCCATCCGTCACTATTTCTACGAAGCTGGGCGACTTGGCGCTTGTTAAAATATGGAACGACATCGTGGATTCGCTTGATATCCAGGAAGATTCGGCACAACTCTCAACATTTACTGTAAGTTCTGATGAAGACAGCAATGTTTATCGCTTCTCATTGGGGTTCTATGGACGTGACTCAAAAGGAAATCCGAAGTATTATTCGGCCAGTCTGAATTCCGACGGTGTATTAAAACTGAATACTATGACCACTCTATCCGTTCCGGTTTTCCGTCACCCGCTCAGGATATTCTCCGAACTCGATGTTTTCGATCTATCTTTGCTAGAACCAGGAAACGGTGGACTCTCCATACAGGTCGATTTTCAAAATAGCGATGTCGCATATCTTTATCAATATGTAGATGCCTTCGAACTCGCGGATGGTCAACTGCGCCAACTTGAGAAAATTTCCTTCGCTCATAGCTTCACCAGCTGTTCCATAACCGTTTTTCGTATGCAATCAACGGATTCAGGAGTTCACACCACCCCGCCCGCTCCTATCCCTCCCGGTGAACGTACCTGGCAAACCTGGTTCCTCATGGAAGACATCAATAACGCCACTAGCGTGGAATATTTGGAAAACTAG
- the rpoN gene encoding RNA polymerase RpoN (sigma-54 factor) has translation MDESQEAALVCRCQAGDTEAFRELIGTYKNTLFGVALLMTRDRSSAEDAVQEGLIKIWQHLPSLQKPESIKAWLVRIVVNEVKQQFRMKRLVAVPLDMADDIASEADSPEDDAIQAENRRNMRQALNTLPPEQRDAIILRFYSDLTVPEIATVMNQPQGTIKSRLNRGLARLNNGLKNQDLVQWWK, from the coding sequence TTGGATGAGTCCCAAGAGGCAGCCTTAGTCTGCCGCTGCCAGGCTGGAGACACGGAGGCATTCCGTGAGCTTATAGGAACGTATAAAAACACGCTCTTCGGTGTAGCCTTGCTCATGACCCGTGACCGGAGTTCCGCCGAAGATGCCGTGCAGGAAGGTCTAATAAAAATCTGGCAACACCTTCCATCACTGCAAAAACCGGAGAGCATAAAGGCGTGGTTAGTGCGTATTGTGGTAAATGAGGTCAAGCAACAGTTCAGAATGAAACGTCTTGTTGCGGTTCCCCTTGATATGGCAGACGATATCGCCAGTGAAGCGGACTCACCGGAGGATGACGCTATCCAAGCCGAAAACCGCCGCAACATGAGGCAAGCATTAAACACTCTGCCGCCGGAGCAGCGAGACGCTATAATCCTGAGATTTTACTCCGATCTCACTGTCCCGGAGATAGCTACAGTTATGAATCAGCCCCAGGGGACCATTAAGTCACGTTTAAACCGCGGCCTGGCCCGACTGAACAACGGCCTCAAAAATCAAGATTTGGTGCAATGGTGGAAGTAA